In Candidatus Neomarinimicrobiota bacterium, the genomic window ATATAAAAAGTGTCCTGCATATCTCTTGCCGGGTGGTTTTCGGGGAAGTTCAATGCGGTGAAATTATAGTATTCCGTTTCTACTTCCGGTCCTCTTACAACTTCAAACCCCATCCGATTGAAAATATTCATCATCTCCTCCCACACCTGGGTCAGAGGATGTTTCCTGCCGATGAACGAAGAGAGTGTCGGCAGCGTATAATCGAAATCCACGGATTGCGTCGAACCCGAACCTTTCTGAAGTTCTTTCAGCGCCATATCGTATGCATTGGTTATTTTCGATTTGAGCGTATTGACTGCTTTGCCGTAAGCGGGTCTGTCTTCAGCCGGAAGAGCGTTGAGTTCGTCAACCAGTGACGCAATTACACCCTTCCTGCCCAAGTATTTTATTCGCAACTCTTCTAACGAAGAGGCGTGGGTGGAGTCTTTTAGTTGGCTCTCAAATTCTTCGAGATGTTTTTGGAGGTCTGGCTGCGGCATGAATTGATAGTATTATGATGCCTTTATAGCCTTTTCGGATATCAGTGTGAAGGCATCCGGATCCCTGACGGCGATGTCAGCCAACACCTTTCTATCTAACTTGATTCCGGCTGCATTTAAACCTGATATAAATTTCGAATAGCTCAATCCATTCAGTCTCGCTGCGGCGTTTATTCTTGTAATCCAAAGACGTTTGAAATCGCCTTTACGTTTTTTTCTATCCCGGTAGCTATATTGCAGCGCTTTATCTACTGACTCTTTAGCAGTTTTATATAACTTGCTTCGGCCACCCCGGTATCCTTTTGCTTCTTTTAATATCTTTTTGTGTCTGCTCTTTCGCTGTACTGCATTGGTAATTCTCGGCATAAAAATCTATCTCCACTGAATGTTTATTTCAATATCATCTGCTTAACGTTTTTCGCATCGGCTACGCTGACGAGAGTGCTTTTACGCAGCTTTCTTTTTCTCTTTGTCGATTTCTTGTTCAATATATGGCTGTGATAAGCTTTCTTCCTTTTTAGCTTACCGGATGCCGTTGTCTTGAAACGCTTTGAGGCACCCCTGTGACTTTTCATTTTAGGCATAATTTATCTTCCTTGGTTCCATTTTCTATTTAGGCATGAAATAAGCCGTGATGAACCTGCCTTCCCTCGAAGGTTGAGAAGAAATGACAGCTAAATCCTCTAATTCTTTGGTTATTTTTTCCATTAAATAGTCACCGTATTCTAAGTGTGTCATCTCTCTACCGCGGAACATCACAGTAATTTTTAGTTTGTTCTTTGCTTCTATAAATTTTTTAGCCCTTTTTATTTTCGTTTGGAAGTCGTGCTCGTCAATCATCGGTCTGAATCTGACTTCCTTAACATGAATTACATGCTGCTTCTTTTTCGCTTCTTTTAGTTTTCTTCGCTTTTCATATTTGTACTTGCCGTAATCCATGAGTTTGCAAACCGGAGGATTCCCATCCGGTGCAATCTCTACAAGGTCAAGACCCCTCTCTTCAGCAATTGCCATTGCTTCAGTTGTGGCCATAATGCCGAGTGCGCCCCCGTCCTCGTCAACTACTCTGATCTCAGTAGATTTTATTTTTTCGTTTACGTGTATCTCTTTTTCCGAATTAAACTCCTTTGTTTATCAATTATTGATCCGCCTCTCGGATATCTCTTCAATTAGCTCACTTATGAACGTATCCAGCGGTTTTTGTCCGGTGTCTCCGAGCGTATGCCTGCGAACCGAAACAGTTGAGGACTCCGACTCTTTATCTCCCACGATAAGCATATACGGGACTTTTTGTGTCTCCGCGTCCCTGATTTTTGAACCGATCTTTTCCGGTCTGACGTCCGCTTTGGTTCTGACACCAGCCTTTTTAAGTTCGGATAAAACAGATTGCGCATATTCATGATGCTTTTCCGAGATTGGCAATACTATTGCCTGAAGCGGAGACAGCCAGGTAGGGAAGTTGCCAGAAAAATGCTCGATCAATACTCCGATAAATCTCTCGAATGAACCGAATATCGCCCGATGGATCATCACCGGTCTCTGTCGCTTGTCATTTTCATCGATGTATTCGAGATTGAAGCGCTCCGGTAATACAAAATCAAGCTGCACAGTCGCTAATTGCCACGCACGACCGATAGCGTCCTTCACCTGTATATCGATTTTCGGGCCGTAAAACGCCCCATCCTTCTCTTTTACCTCGTATGCGAGTCCCTGAGACTTTAAAGCTTCTTCAAGCGCTTCTTCAGCTTTATCCCATAACTTGCTATCACCCATTGCTTTATCAGGTTTCGTGGAAAAAAAGTAACTTGGTTCGAAATCAAACGTCGAATAAAATTCACGGATTAAATTTATGCAGCCGTTTACCTCTTCGGTAATCTGCTCGGGAAGAATGAATAGATGAGCATCGTCCATTGTCAGCTGCTTAACGCGGAATAAACCGCCGACCGCGCCCGAGACTTCATTACGGTGAAGCGTCCCTGTTTCCGCTATTCTCAACGGTAAATCACGGTACGATCGTGTTTTCATAGAGTAAATATAGGTAGATTCCGGACAATTCATCGGTTTTAATCCGTATATCTGCTCGTTATCTTCAACGATAAACATATTTTCACGATAATAGTCCCAGTGCCCTGACTTCTCCCACACCGACTTT contains:
- the thrS gene encoding threonine--tRNA ligase produces the protein MGKEIEIKLPDGTVTRYNEGVTGAEIASSIGKGLAKAALSIKVNGDIYDLDRPIQKSTAVEILTDKSAESKTIIWHSTSHIMAQAVQELFPGTKVTLGPPIADGFYYDFDTERPFTENDLEDIEKRMKEIISGNHRFSRKVISRDEAVKMFKEKGENYKVEILSEIKDDTVSIYTQNGWTDLCRGPHVPTTASIKAVKLLKVAGSYWRGDEKRQQLQRIYGTSYYDPKELKAHLTMLEEAKKRDHRKLGKELELFAFHDIAPGAPFWLPNGMIIIRELEKYLREKLDEAGYVECSTPILVKKSVWEKSGHWDYYRENMFIVEDNEQIYGLKPMNCPESTYIYSMKTRSYRDLPLRIAETGTLHRNEVSGAVGGLFRVKQLTMDDAHLFILPEQITEEVNGCINLIREFYSTFDFEPSYFFSTKPDKAMGDSKLWDKAEEALEEALKSQGLAYEVKEKDGAFYGPKIDIQVKDAIGRAWQLATVQLDFVLPERFNLEYIDENDKRQRPVMIHRAIFGSFERFIGVLIEHFSGNFPTWLSPLQAIVLPISEKHHEYAQSVLSELKKAGVRTKADVRPEKIGSKIRDAETQKVPYMLIVGDKESESSTVSVRRHTLGDTGQKPLDTFISELIEEISERRINN
- the rpmI gene encoding 50S ribosomal protein L35 gives rise to the protein MPKMKSHRGASKRFKTTASGKLKRKKAYHSHILNKKSTKRKRKLRKSTLVSVADAKNVKQMILK
- a CDS encoding translation initiation factor IF-3; amino-acid sequence: MHVNEKIKSTEIRVVDEDGGALGIMATTEAMAIAEERGLDLVEIAPDGNPPVCKLMDYGKYKYEKRRKLKEAKKKQHVIHVKEVRFRPMIDEHDFQTKIKRAKKFIEAKNKLKITVMFRGREMTHLEYGDYLMEKITKELEDLAVISSQPSREGRFITAYFMPK
- the rplT gene encoding 50S ribosomal protein L20 — protein: MPRITNAVQRKSRHKKILKEAKGYRGGRSKLYKTAKESVDKALQYSYRDRKKRKGDFKRLWITRINAAARLNGLSYSKFISGLNAAGIKLDRKVLADIAVRDPDAFTLISEKAIKAS